The following coding sequences are from one Salvia hispanica cultivar TCC Black 2014 chromosome 3, UniMelb_Shisp_WGS_1.0, whole genome shotgun sequence window:
- the LOC125213620 gene encoding homeobox-DDT domain protein RLT1-like isoform X3, giving the protein MDAGSEGEMNRNMNHSPSEGSKRPKRQMKTPFQLEMLEKTYAMETYPSEATRAELSEKLGLTDRQLQMWFCHRRLKDKKESVGVASIKPRTPGPVGRKVFVESPREELMTAEPGSGHVSGSGSGSPSGSGSGSSQYDVGDGTPMVPTRYYESPRSIMEHRVIACVEAQLGEPLREDGPILGVEFDELPPGAFGAPIVQVEHEDRYRHSYNSKLYGQYDAKHIKAASSGPHEALETKIRTDAYGHVTKPYLYDPAVDGPPPKGLSLKHENGLLSLEHVVEGQTSRTDLYAQPGRQMQLSLSPRTTDFGTPNDTNVYIERKRKSDDSRIGRDVQSHEKKIRKELEKQDVLKRKREEQLRKEMERQDRERRKEEQRLLREQQKQEEKFQREEKREMERREKFMQRELMRAEKRQQKEERRREKEAARQRAAVERATARRIAKESLELIEDERLELMELAASSKGLPSILSLDYDTLQNLDLFRDALCEFPPKTVKLKKPFAIQPWMDSEENVGNLLMVWKFCLTFADVIGLWPFTLDEFIQAFHDHDSRLLGEVHTALLKLIIKDIEDVVRTPSGGPGTNQYSAVNPEGGHPHIVEGAYLWGFDIRNWQKHLNPLTWPELLRQFALSAGFGPQLKKKAIDRVSTNDHDESRGCEDIVSTLRNGSAAVNAVAIMQEKGLSLQRKSRHRLTPGTVKFAAYHVLALEGSQGLNVIELAEKIQKSGLRDLTTSKTPEASISVALSRDPILFERIAPSTYCVRPGYRKDPADAESVISAAKDKILRYANGFLADQNADEEEREDDSESDLADGTEVDALAIPLDADKNGACNQVVSGNGKGKLPDDGLPQNKIATAVTKETNPDQDVEIDESKTGELWVQGLTEGEYSDLSVQERLSALVALIGVANEGNSIRVILEDRMDAANALKKQMWAEAQLDKRRMREETINKLYDSSFNTITEGGLSPLAAENKVYDPSLSTLGKDESSVTGEGVHNTMDNPDTSMGHFVSPAQQNGNITERSRLQLKSYIGHRAEELYVYRSLPLGQDRSRNRYWQFIASSSCLDPGSGRIFVETPNGCWRLIDSEEAFDALLTSLDTRGTRESHLHIMLQRIEVCFKESVRRNRLSQNGDADRQGDVELNSSFAFESAESPSSAVCTTSFDALEPSLSFRTEVGKNEKESNNFMKRYEDLQNWMWKECLNSSIVRALEYGKQRCSQLLGICDICFATYAEDCCPCSHWDQGMIVTKGHFPVQFNGENNLMDGRNSPLRIRLIKTILISLEVAVPSEALRSSWTEDLRNSWGAELQNTSCIDGLLQVLNQLEAVIKRDYLSADYETTEELLCFCDSRSAVNKSNHPGSVTQLPWIPKTTAAAALRLFELDASIFYTPSQKAESHVEKKVEALPNLSLRYGHSKDIQRAESRGFDRYGSLEENWDHLRGIPGSSGYRQVARSKGGRPRGKSQKGVTNSAPSGKRSMKQGDTLTQFLLQQGMSGPGQKQRGPRTVRRRRPEKKVVAESKLDDSYDKDTFMNAIEEPESFGKEEDARDFSARMNEGENDDSSNNIDGDSDDNVDNESYHYRKWGATTYNTISHRSTELAAMSEDEADETDDEHGYEEDGENVGEGVQFNDEYSDQDGEGNQDDGSESLASGDYSDDD; this is encoded by the exons ATGGATGCTGGTTCCGAAGGGGAGATGAATAGGAACATGAATCACAGCCCGTCCGAGGGCTCTAAGCGCCCCAAGCGCCAGATGAAGACGCCGTTTCAGTTGGAGATGCTTGAGAAAACCTATGCCA TGGAGACGTATCCCTCTGAGGCAACCCGTGCTGAACTGTCAGAGAAACTAGGTTTGACGGATAGGCAGTTGCAAATGTGGTTTTGTCATAGGAGACTGAAGGATAAGAAGGAATCGGTGGGTGTGGCATCCATAAAACCACGCACTCCTGGACCTGTTGGAAGGAAGGTATTTGTTGAGTCCCCAAGAGAAGAACTGATGACAGCTGAACCCGGCAGTGGACATGTCTCTGGTTCTGGTTCTGGTTCTCCCTCTGGCTCTGGATCAGGTTCAAGTCAGTATGATGTTGGAGATGGTACGCCTATGGTGCCTACTAGGTATTACGAGTCACCTAGATCTATCATGGAGCATAGAGTGATTGCATGTGTAGAGGCACAGTTGGGAGAGCCCTTGAGGGAGGATGGACCAATTCTTGGAgtggaatttgatgaattGCCCCCTGGTGCATTTGGTGCACCTATAG TTCAAGTGGAGCACGAAGACAGATACAGACATTCTTATAATAGCAAGTTATATGGGCAATACGATGCAAAGCACATCAAA GCTGCATCAAGTGGCCCTCATGAAGCATTGGAGACCAAGATTAGGACTGATGCATATGGACATGTCACTAAGCCATACCTATATGACCCAGCCGTAGATGGTCCTCCCCCAAAAGGTTTGTCGCTTAAGCATGAAAATGGGCTTCTCTCCCTGGAGCATGTCGTTGAGGGTCAAACCTCAAGAACAGATCTGTATGCTCAGCCAGGCAGACAAATGCAGCTTTCCTTGTCTCCCAGGACTACAGATTTTGGTACACCAAATGATACTAATGTTTACATAGAGAGGAAACGCAAG AGTGACGACTCTCGAATCGGAAGAGATGTTCAATCCCATGAGAAGAAGATTCGTAAAGAACTTGAGAAACAAGATGTGTTAAAGCGAAAG AGAGAGGAGCAGCTAAGGAAAGAAATGGAGAGACAAGATCGTGAAAGAAGGAAGGAAGAACAACGACTTTTGCGAGAGCAGCAGAAACAGGAGGAGAAATTTCAGCGTGAGGAAAAGCGTGaaatggaacggagggaaaaATTTATGCAGAGGGAACTTATGCGG GCGGAGAAAAGGCAACAGAAAGAAGAGCGTCGCAGAGAGAAGGAAGCAGCAAGACAGAGAGCTGCAGTGGAGAGAGCGACAGCTAGGAGAATTGCTAAAGAATCCTTGGAGCTAATAGAGGATGAGCGTCTGGAACTAATGGAATTGGCTGCTTCAAGCAAGGGGCTACCTTCAATTCTGTCTCTTGATTATGACACTTTACAGAATCTTGACTTATTCCGAG ATGCGTTGTGTGAATTCCCTCCAAAGACTGTAAAGTTGAAAAAGCCTTTTGCAATTCAACCTTGGATGGATTCAGAGGAAAATGTTGGGAACCTCTTGATG GTTTGGAAATTTTGCTTGACATTTGCAGATGTTATCGGGCTTTGGCCTTTTACCCTCGATGAATTTATACAGGCTTTTCATGACCAT GATTCAAGACTACTGGGTGAAGTACATACCGCACTTCTAAAGCTTATCATAAAAGATATCGAAGATGTTGTGCGAACTCCTTCAGGTGGGCCAGGTACAAACCAATATAGTGCTGTTAACCCTGAAGGTGGACACCCTCATATTGTTGAAGGG GCATATTTGTGGGGTTTTGACATAAGAAACTGGCAGAAGCACTTAAATCCATTGACATGGCCTGAACTATTACGGCAATTTGCTCTATCAGCTGGTTTTGGTCCACAGTTGAAGAAAAAGGCCATTGATCGAGTTTCCACGAATGATCATGACGAG AGTAGAGGTTGTGAAGATATTGTGTCTACGCTAAGAAATGGTTCAGCAGCTGTTAATGCTGTTGCTATTATGCAAGAAAAAGGACTCAGCCTCCAACGCAAGTCAAGGCACCGGTTGACTCCAGGAACAGTTAAATTTGCAGCTTATCATGTCCTTGCTCTTGAAGGAAGCCAAGGGCTAAATGTTATCGAGCTTGCTGAGAAGATTCAA aAATCTGGACTTCGTGACTTGACAACGAGCAAAACACCCGAAGCTTCAATATCTGTTGCCTTGTCGAGAGATCCAATACTTTTTGAAAGAATTGCACCTTCGACATATTGTGTGCGACCGGGTTATAGAAAGGATCCTGCTGATGCTGAATCAGTTATTTCTGCAGCCAAGGATAAGATACTGAGATATGCAAATGGTTTCTTAGCTGATCAAAATGCTGATGAGGAAGAAAGGGAGGATGATTCAGAAAGTGATCTCGCGGATGGTACAGAAGTTGATGCTCTAGCCATCCCTTTGGATGCAGATAAAAATGGTGCATGTAATCAAGTTGTCTCTGGTAATGGTAAAGGCAAGCTTCCTGATGATGGCTTACCGCAAAATAAGATTGCTACAGCTG TTACTAAAGAGACTAATCCAGACCAAGATGTTGAGATTGATGAAAGCAAAACAGGCGAACTCTGGGTCCAAGGGCTCACTGAAGGAGAATATTCTGATTTGTCTGTCCAAGAGCGTCTTAGTGCCCTTGTTGCCTTGATTGGTGTTGCTAATGAAGGAAATTCAATTCGTGTAATTCTTGAG GATCGCATGGATGCTGCAAATGCTCTTAAAAAACAGATGTGGGCTGAAGCACAGCTTGATAAAAGGCGAATGAGGGAAGAAACTATTAACAAGTTGTACGATTCTTCTTTCAATACTATCACAGAGGGTGGTTTAAGTCCACTTGCTGcagaaaataaagtttatgatCCATCCCTTTCCACTTTGGGGAAGGATGAGTCTTCTGTTACCGGAGAGGGTGTTCACAATACCATGGATAATCCAGACACTTCCATGGGTCACTTTGTTTCTCCTGCTCAGCAGAATGGAAATATTACAGAGAGGTCAAGGTTGCAGCTAAAATCTTATATAGGTCATAGAGCAGAAGAGCTATATGTCTACAGGTCATTGCCTTTGGGTCAAGATCGAAGCAGAAATCGTTATTGGCAGTTTATAGCTTCATCTTCCTGCCTTGATCCTGGTTCGGGgagaatttttgttgaaacCCCCAATGGCTGTTGGAGACTGATTGACTCTGAGGAG GCATTTGATGCTCTATTGACATCTTTGGACACTCGGGGGACAAGAGAATCTCATCTGCATATAATGTTGCAGAGAATCGAAGTCTGTTTCAAGGAAAGTGTTCGAAGGAATCGTTTGTCCCAGAATGGGGACGCAGATCGACAAGGAGATGTTGAACTAAATTCTAGCTTTGCTTTTGAAAGTGCTGAGAGTCCTAGCAGTGCAGTTTGCACTACCAGTTTTGATGCACTAGAACCATCACTTTCATTCAGAACTGAAGTAGGCAAGAATGAAAAGGAGAGCAATAACTTCATGAAGAGGTATGAAGACTTACAGAACTGGATGTGGAAAGAATGCTTGAACTCATCCATTGTACGCGCCCTAGAATATGGAAAGCAAAGGTGCTCACAATTATTGGGAATTTGTGACATTTGCTTTGCTACTTATGCTGAGGACTGTTGCCCTTGTAGCCACTGGGATCAAGGGATGATTGTGACAAAAGGACATTTTCCTGTGCAATTTAATGgtgaaaataatttgatggATGGGAGAAACAGTCCACTGAGAATCAGATTGATCAAGACCATTCTAATTTCACTTGAG GTTGCTGTTCCCTCTGAAGCCCTTCGTTCTTCTTGGACTGAAGACCTTAGGAATTCTTGGGGCGCTGAGCTCCAGAACACTTCGTGCATTGACGGTCTCCTACAG GTCCTTAATCAGTTAGAGGCTGTCATAAAACGTGATTACCTATCAGCAGATTATGAAACAACTGAAGAATTATTGTGTTTTTGCGATTCAAGATCTGCTGTTAACAAATCTAATCACCCTGGATCCGTAACCCAACTTCCTTGGATACCAAAAACTACTGCTGCTGCAGCTCTGAGGCTTTTCGAGCTGGATGCATCCATCTTCTACACCCCAAGTCAGAAAGCTGAGTCTCATGTTGAAAAGAAAGTGGAAGCTCTTCCC AATTTGTCATTAAGATATGGTCACTCCAAAGACATCCAGAGGGCTGAGTCCAGGGGATTCGATAGATATGGATCTCTGGAGGAAAATTGGGATCATCTTCGTGGCATTCCAGGTAGCTCCGGTTACAGGCAGGTGGCTCGTAGTAAAGGAGGTCGGCCGCGTGGAAAGTCACAGAAAGGGGTCACTAATTCTGCACCGTCTGGCAAGAGGAGCATGAAACAAGGTGATACGTTAACTCAATTCCTTCTGCAGCAGGGAATGAGTGGACCTGGGCAGAAGCAACGTGGTCCCCGGACTGTGAGGAGGAGGAGACCAGAGAAGAAAGTCGTTGCAGAGAGTAAACTGGATGACTCGTATGACAAAGACACCTTCATGAATGCCATAGAGGAGCCAGAAAGTTTTGGCAAGGAGGAGGATGCACGTGATTTTAGTGCTAGAATGAACGAAGGTGAAAATGATGACAGTAGCAACAACATTGATGGGGACTCCGATGATAATGTAGACAATGAGTCCTATCACTATAGAAAATGGGGAGCAACTACCTATAACACCATCTCTCACAGAAGCACCGAGCTGGCAGCAATGAGCGAAGATGAAGCTGATGAGACTGATGATGAACATGGTTATGAGGAGGATGGTGAGAATGTAGGGGAGGGTGTTCAATTTAACGACGAGTACTCTGACCAAGATGGAGAAGGTAACCAGGATGATGGTTCTGAATCGTTAGCTTCTGGTGATTACAGCGATGATGACTGA